In Hyphomicrobiales bacterium, the following are encoded in one genomic region:
- a CDS encoding sodium-independent anion transporter, producing MANQDSSVSGSPIGEPAQPSFAELFTPKLVTVFREGYRLQNLRADIIAGLTVAIVALPLSMAIAIASGTSPDKGLVTAIIGGFVVSALGGSRFQIGGPAGAFIVLVSLTVSRHGVDGLILATLMAGIFLTAIGFLKLGTYIKFIPYPVTVGFTAGIGVIIFASQVKDLLGLTLAAPEPGPLIAKAPALWAALPSINPAAAGLAAATVATIVGVKRLRPSWPGMLIAVVATSLAVALFALPVETIGSRFGGIASSLPMPSLPEISLAKIEAVLPDAIAFALLGAIESLLSAVVADGMTGRRHRSNCELVAQGTANIASALLGGICVTGTIARTATNVRAGAHGPVAGMIHALFLLGFILIAAPLARFIPLACLAGVLAVVAWNMIERDAIATLFRASRGEAVVFSATFLLTIFRDLTEAIIVGFVLGATLFINRMAKTIALEHDGQFALDDVADGAERQRPPFEEGLASNPQVVVYRISGAFFFGAAANIGSVLDRIADQHKALVLDFSAVPFLDATAAHTIAGVARKTKAGSVRLYIAGAATHVRRELLLHGVRPPRVRFKRTVANALDDFRQNQ from the coding sequence ATGGCCAATCAAGATTCTTCCGTTTCGGGCTCTCCTATCGGCGAGCCCGCCCAACCGAGTTTCGCGGAGCTGTTTACCCCGAAGCTCGTCACCGTCTTTCGTGAAGGCTATCGCCTGCAGAACCTGCGAGCCGATATCATCGCCGGTCTGACGGTGGCGATCGTCGCGCTGCCGCTGTCGATGGCGATCGCGATCGCGTCGGGTACCTCACCGGACAAGGGGCTGGTGACGGCGATCATCGGCGGGTTCGTCGTCTCCGCGCTTGGCGGCAGCCGGTTCCAGATCGGCGGTCCGGCCGGCGCCTTCATCGTGCTCGTCTCGCTGACCGTCAGCCGCCACGGCGTCGACGGGCTGATCCTCGCGACCTTGATGGCGGGTATCTTCCTCACCGCCATCGGCTTTCTGAAGCTCGGCACCTACATCAAGTTCATCCCCTATCCGGTGACGGTCGGCTTCACCGCCGGCATCGGCGTCATCATCTTCGCCAGCCAGGTGAAGGACCTGCTCGGCCTGACGCTTGCCGCGCCGGAGCCGGGGCCGCTCATCGCCAAGGCGCCGGCGCTGTGGGCGGCGCTGCCGAGCATCAATCCGGCAGCGGCCGGTTTGGCAGCTGCCACCGTGGCCACCATCGTCGGCGTCAAGCGCCTCCGCCCGTCCTGGCCGGGCATGCTGATCGCGGTCGTCGCGACCTCGCTCGCGGTCGCCCTTTTCGCGCTGCCGGTCGAGACCATCGGCAGCCGGTTCGGCGGCATTGCGAGTTCATTGCCGATGCCTTCGCTGCCGGAGATCTCGCTCGCCAAGATCGAAGCCGTGCTGCCGGACGCCATCGCATTCGCCCTCCTTGGCGCAATCGAGTCGCTGCTCTCCGCCGTCGTCGCCGACGGCATGACCGGCCGCCGCCATCGCTCGAACTGCGAGCTGGTGGCTCAGGGAACCGCGAACATCGCCTCCGCGCTGTTAGGCGGCATCTGCGTGACCGGCACCATCGCCCGCACCGCGACCAATGTGCGGGCCGGCGCGCATGGACCCGTCGCGGGGATGATCCACGCCCTGTTCCTGCTCGGCTTCATCCTGATCGCCGCGCCGCTCGCCCGCTTCATCCCGCTGGCCTGTCTTGCCGGGGTGCTCGCGGTCGTCGCCTGGAACATGATCGAGCGGGATGCGATTGCAACGCTGTTTCGCGCGTCGCGCGGCGAGGCGGTGGTGTTTTCCGCGACCTTCCTGTTGACCATCTTCCGCGACCTGACCGAGGCGATCATCGTCGGTTTCGTGCTCGGCGCGACGCTGTTCATCAACCGCATGGCCAAGACCATCGCGCTCGAACATGACGGCCAGTTCGCGCTCGACGACGTTGCCGACGGTGCCGAGCGCCAACGGCCGCCCTTCGAGGAAGGCCTCGCCAGCAATCCGCAGGTCGTCGTCTACCGCATTTCGGGGGCCTTCTTCTTCGGCGCGGCCGCCAATATCGGCTCGGTGCTCGACCGGATCGCCGACCAGCACAAGGCGCTGGTGCTCGATTTTTCCGCCGTGCCGTTCCTCGATGCGACCGCCGCCCACACCATTGCCGGCGTCGCGCGCAAGACCAAGGCGGGCAGCGTCAGGCTCTATATCGCGGGCGCGGCAACGCATGTCCGCCGCGAGTTGCTGCTGCACGGGGTCAGGCCGCCGCGGGTGCGCTTCAAACGCACGGTCGCCAACGCACTCGACGATTTCCGCCAGAACCAGTGA
- a CDS encoding phospholipase, with protein MARLPAILALVALVFGVAAPANAAGPLGSYKDELFRYPSVLHSEYDGDFQIVEYNEDRDLKDRDEVDERRVFRHYVSLFPKRMERDLKLQLGKTSIGYIVVGEPGPSSKMIVIYLHGRNGNRHQGANDWMFGGNFNRIKNLMARNDGIYLSPDFTDFGKAGTEEIKALMKAFADIAPNAKMVLACGSMGGLLCWNLAKDKDASKMIDGMLLLGSVSDDGFLKSAAVRSRANRFPIYLGHGSFDPYIPWKTQQQFFKRVRRASPGYPIKFVLFDSGTHGTPIRMTDWRLVLNWMLQAR; from the coding sequence ATGGCCCGTTTGCCGGCAATTTTGGCTCTTGTTGCCCTTGTTTTCGGCGTGGCCGCACCGGCGAACGCGGCCGGTCCGCTCGGCAGTTACAAGGACGAGCTGTTCCGCTATCCATCCGTTCTGCACAGCGAGTATGACGGCGACTTCCAGATCGTCGAATACAATGAGGACCGCGACCTGAAGGATCGCGACGAGGTCGACGAACGGCGCGTCTTCCGCCACTACGTGTCGCTGTTCCCCAAGCGCATGGAGCGGGACCTGAAGCTGCAGCTCGGCAAGACGAGCATCGGCTACATCGTCGTCGGCGAACCGGGGCCGTCGTCTAAGATGATCGTCATCTATCTGCACGGCCGCAACGGCAACCGCCATCAGGGCGCCAACGACTGGATGTTCGGCGGCAATTTCAACCGCATCAAGAATCTGATGGCACGCAATGACGGCATCTACCTGTCGCCCGACTTCACCGATTTCGGCAAGGCGGGCACCGAGGAGATCAAGGCGCTGATGAAGGCGTTCGCCGACATCGCACCGAACGCCAAGATGGTGCTCGCTTGCGGCTCGATGGGCGGGCTTCTGTGCTGGAATCTCGCCAAGGACAAGGATGCCTCGAAGATGATCGACGGCATGCTGCTGCTCGGTTCGGTCAGCGACGACGGGTTCCTCAAATCAGCCGCGGTGCGCAGCCGGGCAAACCGCTTCCCGATCTATCTCGGCCATGGCAGTTTCGACCCGTATATCCCCTGGAAGACGCAGCAGCAGTTCTTCAAGCGCGTGCGCCGTGCCTCACCCGGCTACCCGATCAAGTTCGTGCTGTTCGACAGCGGGACACACGGCACGCCGATCCGCATGACCGACTGGCGGCTGGTCCTCAACTGGATGCTGCAGGCCCGCTAA
- a CDS encoding dihydrodipicolinate synthase family protein: MTAPSPLRGVIAPILTPFNEDLSVATDLYVDNAKRLLDAGCVGLAPFGTTGEALSVGIDERIEVLEALIKAGIDPKWLVPGTGLTNLADTARLTRHAVERGCAGAMILPPFYFKNVPEDGLFAYFATLLDWVADDRLKVYLYHIPQVSGVGLPVSLVRRLYEAFPEQIVGIKDSSGDWENTRALLEIDGLIVYPGSELPLIDALDLGGPGCISATANLNATAIAEVVALYDEGRRDAAEARHASVRGFRKTVEAYAPIPAQKRLLSLASGDARWAVTRPPLLPLAEDRGQELADKLKSEFSFEL; encoded by the coding sequence ATGACCGCACCGAGCCCCCTGCGTGGCGTCATCGCGCCGATCCTCACCCCGTTCAACGAAGATTTGTCGGTGGCGACCGACCTCTATGTCGACAACGCCAAGCGCCTGCTCGACGCCGGTTGTGTTGGTCTGGCGCCGTTTGGCACCACGGGTGAGGCGCTTTCGGTCGGTATCGACGAACGCATCGAAGTGCTCGAAGCGCTGATCAAGGCCGGCATCGATCCGAAGTGGTTGGTACCGGGCACCGGGCTGACCAACCTGGCCGACACCGCGCGCCTGACCCGCCATGCGGTCGAGAGGGGCTGTGCGGGTGCGATGATCCTGCCGCCTTTCTATTTCAAGAATGTGCCGGAAGACGGCCTGTTCGCCTATTTCGCGACCCTGCTCGACTGGGTCGCAGACGACCGCCTCAAGGTCTATCTCTATCATATCCCGCAGGTCTCGGGCGTCGGCCTGCCCGTCTCGCTGGTCCGCCGCCTGTACGAGGCGTTCCCTGAGCAGATCGTCGGCATCAAGGATTCCTCTGGCGATTGGGAAAACACGCGCGCGCTGTTAGAGATCGACGGGCTGATCGTCTATCCGGGCTCCGAACTGCCGCTTATCGATGCGCTCGATCTTGGCGGCCCGGGCTGCATTTCCGCCACCGCCAATCTGAACGCCACGGCGATTGCCGAGGTGGTCGCGCTCTACGATGAGGGCAGGCGGGACGCGGCAGAGGCACGGCACGCGAGCGTGCGCGGATTCCGCAAGACGGTGGAGGCCTACGCGCCGATCCCGGCGCAGAAGCGGCTTCTGTCGCTCGCCAGCGGCGATGCCCGCTGGGCGGTCACCCGGCCGCCGCTGCTGCCGCTCGCCGAAGACCGCGGGCAGGAACTGGCTGACAAGCTGAAGAGCGAGTTCAGCTTCGAACTGTGA
- a CDS encoding sulfurtransferase, whose translation MTDPQTGAPLGENGLLDAETARTEALAGRLLLVDIRTPMEWYRSGVGDAAEAISMQDPGFLQAVVNKLGGDPSKPLAVICATGSRSAWLAGELRRVGFTTVYDVGEGMMGSFSGPGWLNRQLPTKRPD comes from the coding sequence ATGACTGACCCTCAGACCGGGGCGCCGCTTGGCGAAAACGGACTGCTCGACGCGGAAACGGCGCGCACCGAAGCGCTTGCCGGACGCCTGCTGCTGGTCGACATCCGCACCCCGATGGAGTGGTACCGCTCCGGTGTCGGCGATGCCGCCGAAGCGATCTCCATGCAGGACCCGGGCTTTCTGCAGGCCGTCGTCAACAAGCTTGGCGGCGATCCTTCGAAGCCGCTCGCCGTCATCTGCGCCACCGGCAGCCGCTCGGCCTGGCTGGCCGGCGAGCTGCGTCGCGTCGGCTTCACCACGGTCTATGACGTCGGCGAGGGCATGATGGGGTCGTTCTCCGGTCCCGGCTGGCTCAACCGCCAGCTTCCGACCAAGCGGCCAGACTGA
- a CDS encoding penicillin-insensitive murein endopeptidase — MRALLAAMVVLTSAPAFAAEPIPMPRPERAEANASTAPIVVAEIPVPRPAPSDRPSGSAATVADPYGGSEAPAQKVSLNRNIAAKKLFGAVRKPAPLKARSIGSYARGCLAGAVPLAVDGPTWQVMRLSRNRNWGHPTLVAFLEKLAKKAPSLGWSGLMVGDLAQPRGGPMLTGHASHQIGLDADIWLTPMPNRVLSREERESISAKSVLGGRYANAEIPEGGAVDRNVWTDAHAKLIREAARDKRVARIFVHPAIKKKLCDWESGDKSWLRRVRPWYGHHYHFHVRLACPADSAGCKDQSPPPAGDGCDKSLDWWLSDAPYEKRRKRKAAAAKNTNWKPMTITALPDYCETVLVAQ, encoded by the coding sequence ATGCGCGCGCTTCTGGCTGCCATGGTGGTTTTGACGAGTGCTCCGGCTTTCGCCGCAGAGCCGATCCCCATGCCGCGTCCCGAGCGGGCGGAGGCGAATGCCTCGACAGCACCGATCGTGGTGGCCGAAATACCGGTTCCGCGCCCGGCGCCGAGCGATCGCCCGAGCGGTTCCGCCGCAACGGTCGCCGACCCCTATGGCGGTAGCGAGGCCCCGGCCCAGAAGGTCTCCCTCAATCGCAACATCGCCGCCAAGAAGCTGTTCGGCGCGGTGCGCAAGCCGGCCCCGCTGAAGGCGCGCTCGATCGGGTCCTATGCGCGCGGCTGTCTGGCCGGTGCCGTGCCGCTCGCCGTCGACGGACCGACCTGGCAGGTGATGCGCCTGTCGCGCAATCGCAACTGGGGTCATCCGACACTGGTCGCGTTCCTTGAAAAACTCGCCAAGAAGGCGCCCTCGCTCGGCTGGAGCGGGCTGATGGTCGGCGACCTGGCGCAGCCGCGCGGCGGGCCGATGCTGACCGGCCATGCCAGCCACCAGATCGGCCTCGATGCCGACATCTGGCTGACACCGATGCCGAACCGGGTGCTGAGCCGCGAAGAGCGCGAGAGCATTTCCGCCAAGTCGGTGCTCGGCGGACGCTATGCCAACGCGGAAATCCCCGAAGGTGGCGCCGTCGACAGGAATGTCTGGACCGACGCGCACGCCAAGCTGATCCGCGAGGCCGCCCGCGACAAACGCGTTGCCCGCATCTTCGTTCATCCTGCGATCAAGAAGAAGCTGTGCGATTGGGAGAGCGGCGACAAGAGCTGGTTGCGCCGCGTGCGCCCCTGGTACGGCCACCACTACCATTTCCATGTCCGCCTCGCCTGCCCGGCCGACAGCGCAGGCTGCAAGGACCAGTCCCCGCCGCCGGCTGGCGATGGATGCGACAAGTCGCTGGACTGGTGGCTGTCGGATGCGCCCTATGAAAAGCGGCGCAAGCGCAAAGCGGCAGCGGCCAAGAACACCAACTGGAAGCCGATGACCATCACGGCTCTGCCGGATTATTGCGAGACGGTTCTGGTCGCGCAGTAG
- a CDS encoding peptide-methionine (S)-S-oxide reductase, producing MFLFGVLEKKMKLPSPSEALPGRATPIETSKTHYVNGRPIAAPPAEGQEEVWFGLGCFWGAERLFWQLDGVVVTAAGYAGGFTPNPTYQEVCTGMTAHTEVVRVVYDPAKISFETLLKTFWESHDPTQGMRQGNDTGTQYRSAIFTTTDEQFAAVDASKRAYQDALETSGLKAITTEIAPAQDFYYAEEYHQQYLAKNPNGYCGLRGTGVVCPISPAPEDAPENASEK from the coding sequence ATGTTCCTGTTTGGCGTTCTGGAAAAGAAGATGAAGCTGCCCTCGCCGAGCGAGGCACTGCCCGGCCGCGCGACCCCGATCGAGACGTCGAAGACCCATTACGTCAATGGCCGCCCGATCGCCGCGCCGCCCGCCGAAGGCCAGGAAGAGGTCTGGTTCGGGCTTGGCTGCTTCTGGGGCGCCGAACGTCTGTTCTGGCAGCTCGACGGCGTCGTTGTGACGGCCGCCGGCTATGCCGGCGGCTTCACGCCGAACCCGACCTATCAGGAAGTCTGCACCGGCATGACCGCGCATACCGAGGTGGTGCGGGTGGTCTACGACCCTGCGAAGATCTCCTTCGAGACGCTTCTGAAGACCTTCTGGGAAAGCCACGACCCGACGCAGGGCATGCGCCAGGGCAACGACACCGGCACCCAATACCGTTCGGCGATCTTCACCACGACCGACGAACAGTTCGCCGCCGTCGATGCCTCGAAGCGCGCCTATCAGGACGCCCTCGAAACGTCCGGCCTGAAAGCGATCACCACCGAAATCGCCCCGGCGCAGGACTTCTACTACGCCGAGGAATACCACCAGCAATATCTCGCCAAGAATCCCAACGGCTATTGCGGCCTGCGCGGAACGGGAGTCGTCTGCCCGATTTCACCCGCGCCCGAGGATGCACCCGAAAACGCATCCGAGAAGTAG